Part of the Haliotis asinina isolate JCU_RB_2024 chromosome 8, JCU_Hal_asi_v2, whole genome shotgun sequence genome is shown below.
GGAGAGCCAAGGAAGCTCCCTAGACGTAATGTATTGATCACTTTGTTTCCTCCAGGATCACCGTTACTCTATCTTAAGTCTTGTAATTGTAGATCGGTTGATAATTACATTCGGCAGTCTTTGTAATCTGGCGGTACGTGTTTTGGCCATCTTGATTTATTGAATGTGACATGACTTCTTACCACATGCACGGCAAGTCCTCGTCCAGTTTTTGGTGGAGTTTGCAGTGATTAGTGCAGAACACGGACACAGCATCATGTTGTTTCCTTTGAAATTCTCTATGAAGTTTCAGACTGCACAACTAAGAAAGCATACACCTGAAATATACGACGGAACACTGCAAATCTAAGCTCCAAAACACAATCAGTATGTAATACATCACCTTCAAATAGTAATttaatgtatgtttcattttagcTGTCATAAAAAATAGTGAGTGGGTTACAgtgtccagtatattttttGACTGAAACGTTTCCAATGTTTCCGTCAATCTGCCCGGGTGGACGGAGTAGAAACATTCTGTCGGCGGCACCATTCTGTCGGCGGCACCCGACACACGTCTCTGTCATAGTTATACGGACCAGGAGCGGTCAGTTTATATGGTTACATCCACTGGATCAATACCATATGCATGGCTCCATACACATCAATAGACAAAGCCTGACGTCCGGCCGGACCAAACTGTTCTTCTCGTATTACAATGACCACTGGTATTACAAGGAGATACTGGCGTTGaaatgcgaggcaaatcttttccTAACTATCGCTAGcgtttgcagacgacacaagaaaacagatttagagttatctcccttacatcgGTTTgcatttccgtgcatcatgcgtgattcaatgttattaccACGAAgcaccgaatgagttgccatcggcggcggggtacattgaaatgtacatgGCTTGTAACTCGAGTACATTGAAGTTAACAGAAGAGttcttagccaatcagaaaacgacatttatgtgtgaggtaagataaaaggTTATGTAGTCTATACTCTGTATAGACTCTGTGGACACTGGCTATGTAGGTTGTGTGGTTATAGATCGTGCAGGTTGTGTGGTTATAGACCGTGCAGGTTGTGTGGTTATAGACCGTGCAGGTTGTGTGGTTATAGACCGTGCAGGTTGTGTGGTTATAGATCGTGCAGGTTGTGTGGTTATAGAACGTGCAGGTTGTGTGGTTATAGACCGTGcaggttgtgtgttgtgtggttATAGATCGTGCAGGTTGTGTGGTTATAGACCGTGCAGGTTGTGTGGTTATGGGCTATGTAGGTTGTGTGATTATAGACTGTGCAGGTTGTGTGGTTATAGATCGTGCAGGTTGTGTGGTTATAGACCGTGCAGGTTGTGTGATTATAGACCGTGCAGGTTGTGTGGTTATGGGCTATGTAGGTTGTGTGGTTATAGATCGTGCAGGTTGTGTGGTTATAGACCGTGCAGGTTGTGTGGTTATAGACCGTGCAGGTTGTGTGGTTATGGGCTATGTAGGTTGTGTGGTTATAGACCGTGCAGGTTGTGTGGTTATAGACCGTGCAGGTTGTGTGGTTATAGACCGTGCAGGTTGTGTGGTTATGGGCTATGTAGGTTGTGTGGTTATAGACCGTGCAGGTTGTGTGGTTATAGACCGTGCAGGTTGTGTGGTTATAGACCGTGCAGGTTGTGTGGTTATGGGCTATGTAGGTTGTGTGGTTATAGATCGTGCAGGTTGTGTGGTTATAGACCGTGCAGGTTGTGTGGTTATAGACCGTGCAGGTTGTGTGGTTATGGGCTATGTAGGTTGTAATTAGATGCAGAAGGTTTTACCTTTACATTTCTATGAGAACGTCTGTTAAAGGTTACCGGAACCATGACCACAAGTAAGAACTGGCTTcactaaaaaaaaacaatcaatgacATGTATGTCCGCTTGGTGTTAAAGTGTATCTTGCTGTGCTGCCCCGGCGTCGTTTGCCTTTACCCCAGCCACAGGCCTTATCACCGAAAAAATCATCAATATCAACTCAATCACTTCAGTGATCCGACATCACCAGACATTACCAACGGCCTGTATTTAAAGGGCCGTCATTCCAGATTCGTCCGTGGTTTCCGGTTCTCGTCTTACAATCAACCGGAAATCGATGGCAATAAACCTTCGTCTTATTCCGATTGGTTGATGGGCGGAAAGATATAAAAGAGGCACGGGAATATTGACTGGAGTATAAAAGGTCACAGAGTAGTGTAATTGGTACATTGAGGCACTCACAGAGCAAAGTCAACCACGTACTAACCACATTCCCTGAAGGTTTACTTCACTAGCTGAGTCAATATTTGCATGCCTGAAACTTTCCACACTGTAGACAATGATGCAATTCAGGCTTTTGATACTGGAAATGTATTACGAAAAATTCCTTTTGAAATCTGCTAGACGTCACATTGAACGCAGTGATTGAAAAATAGGTCAGTAAATACAGCAAGTAGTAAATGTAGCACTTTCTCAAATCAAAATAACTGTGTAAATTGAAAGAGTAATTGGAAATTGGATGAAACTGTTGTTTAGGTATCAGTGTTGACTGGAACTAAATACAACTAATATACCAAGACACTGGACAAAGGCCGGGGAAGGTATAGAACACCAGTGAGAATGCATACGTACATTATCAAATTGTTCAAGTTGCCCAATACCATATAATAATGCTGTCACTGACATTAAGAAAGAAACTGACTAGAGAAATGTGAATACACAGACCTGATGGTAACAGTGATACGTtttgtctttatttatttagtgTATTTCTGTTTTGGTCAAAGCAGGGGCGGATAAAGCTTTTTGAGGAAACCTATTGAAAACCCACTGAGGGTGCACCCTTCATCAACTCACTGAGTTTCAAaagtcatttaacaaatttCAGGACGGAAGGGTGGGGCGAGCACCCCTGCACCCCTACCCACCCTGCTTTGTGGTTCCGCCAATGGGTGAGAGATAAATATCCGTGACGAATATGCACACCCATGGGGCCAATGTTTTGTCCTATTGTCCGACCGACTGTAATTTGGCCGCCGCCTCGCAACTGAAAAGCAAAGGAATGTGGTTGTAAGTTCCCTGTACTCGAACTCAGGACCAAAATGCCGACTACTCATTTCGGCAATCGTCAACCTGGTGTTTCCTCAGTCTGTGTTTCCTCTGTGTTTCTGTAACTTACACATGTCGCTTTGCATGAAAACAGGAAACAGCAGTACAGCAAATACACGGTTATTTGTTTGCATAATATACTGTGTTTACACTCAAATACCACAACAGCAAAGTAGGAAATGTGGAATCGGAATTATTTTACTGACGCTTCTAACATTGCCTGTTCCACACTTAATGTGGTTGCTCGCCACAAGCGTGAAGATTGGGAGTCAGTGAGTTGAcgtttacgccgcacccagcaatattccaccttcatggcggcggtccgtaTACAATTACGTCTGGACCAGCCAAccccgtgatcaacaacataagcatcgatctgcacaactgggaaccgatgacgcgtcaaccaagtcagcaagcctgagcGCCCGATTAGTAgcatcttacgacaaccatagtcgctttttatgacaagtatgggctactgaggacctattctaccccagaatCTTCAGGGGTCAAAGACTGAGGTTAGAaatgtcttcagcagcccatgtttATCGCaagagtgaaggagtgagtatAATATTAtcctgcttttagtaatattccaaatTGTCAATGTTAGACAAGTTTTATCTCATTTGATTTTCGGCGGCAGCACCACGGCGCATGAACTTTACACGTCGTAACCATATGGGACATCGAACCCGTgatttcggcgtgacgagcgaacgctttaaccacaaggttaccACACAGCCCAATCACTGTCGTGAAAGTGTAGAAGTCATGCCTTGCcatgtttctgtttcaggaGCTACTGACAACTGTTAATAATGAACTGGGAAGTATAATTAAAGGGGGACTACGTTGTGATAAGTTGGTGGTCCCGATTTCATTCTGATGCGCCCATCCTGCGTATGTTGAAAACGTTAACCATGAATACGGAAAGAAAACTGAAATCACAACTACCCTTGTGTTTTAGGGCTCAAATCTAACTTAACAAATATCTACATGTAATTCAAATCTATCAGTATTAAGTAAACACTGAACTGTATATGCATCCTTTTTAACcaaaaaacatatattcaaaCATCCCTCAGTGCCTTGACTTGAATACCACAACCTCACTCACAACATCAACGTATTGTCTCTTGTGATTTCAGTCTGGCCGAATGTGCCAGCGCAATCCAACAGAGAATGTTGTACATTCTACAACTGCTCGTGGCTTTGCGTGCTGCACAGTAGCAGCTGGTTCAGTGTGTGTTAATGTCGGATATCACAGACGGGGACAAGTTGCTATATCTGTACATTAACCTCATCCTATCTCACGTATCAACACACGGTAATAAGCTAGGTACAAGCATTTCCCCTTGAGCGAATATCATTCAAACCCCATGATGTctaagtttccttaaaactgaTACATGAACGCTGAACGAGAATTACGTTTGCGCGGCACGTAATCTACCTACGACCACAAGATTAACAGATATGTAGATTCTTTAACTGCCTGTGACGCTCCTACAATATCCAGTCCGAGATAATATACATGTCTTGTTATCTACAATCTGAATGTATCATTTAACACTGAGCACCTTAAGCCACGACAGTGGGTTTGATTGTACAGCCTGCAGAAGATTGTTTGTCTGGTGCCATTGGGATAGTCGCATTTTTATGTCAACGTCTTTTCTTCAGATAAGGGGCTTGGGGGATATTACTGTAACAGATGGGTTATCACGACTGTTCACACAGTGCGGCAAACCTCAGTTCACCTTCTTTCATTACATCTACCCACTGAAGATATGGCGAGAGTTTTTCCGCCTGCCACTCATATTTTTCTATGAAATACTGGGCCAACTTTCCTCTTCTTCTGCTCATTCGCGCAGTGTCATATAAGTCCATCCTTTTATctctttgtttatttatttcatccTGACCAGGACTTGTGACGTCATTAGCAATGACGTCAATGGGCAACATCTCCCATTCCGGATCATCAAACTTCAAATCTTCCATGACGTCATACGGTCGTAgtgtttgagaaaaaaaaccatGAGTCTCTGTGTCATCTGTTTTATCTGACAATTCCGTAAGTTCCGCTAGGGGAAGCTCTGCGTCTGCTGTATCAAACTGCTCCCAATCTATAATCCACATCCTTAAAACCTCGGGTTTCTGGCCAATATCTTTCGGCAAGGGAAACGGTAGTCCATTAGGGTCACCTTGTCGGTGGTATCTGTCCTCAGGGTCGATATGTCGGTACGTCGCTAGCCATCTCTGCAGCTGTACCAACAGCTCTTGTTGATAAGGAGATATGTCCTCAGCTCGCCTCAACTCCTGCTCGAGTCCTGCTACATCTTCCCTGACATCCCTCCAGAACTCCGACAGTCGTACCTCCACCACCCTCCCTATCACACACGGCGACAGTGCCGCGTGTATTTCAGCCGTGCTGAATCCAATAAAGCCCATCAGCAGGGGGACATTTTTCTTCCATGTGTCCTCGTCTCCAAAGTCAAGATGAAAAGAAGGATAATGTTCCATCTTCCTTTGAAGAATCATATTCAGGAAGCTCGCATTGCCCCTGATCTTGCTGCAATCGTAGATTCTTTTACCGAACACACCCCACTCTACCCATCCCTGTTCACTGTTGTGATGACTTATCTGCCTGTGTGAATATGGTGGAAGCTTCAGGAACCTTTCTTGTTCCTTCTCTTTGTCGCCCTCTGCTGTCATCTGCTCGATTGGGGCCCAGTGCCCCTGGGGATGGACCTGGTGCGCACCATAGCACTGACCACTATGCGCCACATTTGGATATACCACACTGTAGGTTTGGGTATGTGATGGTACAGTTTGTGGAAGCTTGTTTGCCTGGGAATACTGACGGTAACCAGCGTCAGTGTTGGTGTTTGCTGTGCCGACAGTAGTGGCAATCTTACTTT
Proteins encoded:
- the LOC137295091 gene encoding uncharacterized protein: MGCTESKIATTVGTANTNTDAGYRQYSQANKLPQTVPSHTQTYSVVYPNVAHSGQCYGAHQVHPQGHWAPIEQMTAEGDKEKEQERFLKLPPYSHRQISHHNSEQGWVEWGVFGKRIYDCSKIRGNASFLNMILQRKMEHYPSFHLDFGDEDTWKKNVPLLMGFIGFSTAEIHAALSPCVIGRVVEVRLSEFWRDVREDVAGLEQELRRAEDISPYQQELLVQLQRWLATYRHIDPEDRYHRQGDPNGLPFPLPKDIGQKPEVLRMWIIDWEQFDTADAELPLAELTELSDKTDDTETHGFFSQTLRPYDVMEDLKFDDPEWEMLPIDVIANDVTSPGQDEINKQRDKRMDLYDTARMSRRRGKLAQYFIEKYEWQAEKLSPYLQWVDVMKEGELRFAALCEQS